In one Nomascus leucogenys isolate Asia chromosome 13, Asia_NLE_v1, whole genome shotgun sequence genomic region, the following are encoded:
- the ENTPD6 gene encoding ectonucleoside triphosphate diphosphohydrolase 6 isoform X8 codes for MLTHETFKALKPGLSAYADDVEKSAQGIQELLDVAKQDIPFDFWKATPLVLKATAGLRLLPGEKAQKLLQKVKEVFKASPFLVGDDCVSIMNGTDEGVSAWITINFLTGSLKTPGGSSVGMLDLGGGSTQIAFLPRVEGTLQASPPGYLTALRMFNRTYKLYSYSYLGLGLMSARLAILGGVEGQPAKDGKELVSPCLSPSFKGEWEHAEVTYRVSGQKAAASLHELCAARVSEVLQNRVHRTEEVKHVEFYAFSYYYDLAAGVGLIDAEKGGSLVVGDFEIAAKYVCRTLETQPQSSPFACMDLTYVSLLLQEFGFPRSKVLKLTRKIDNVETSWALGAIFHYIDSLNRQKSPAS; via the exons ATGTTAACCCACGAAACCTTCAAAGCACTGAAGCCAGGTCTTTCTGCCTATGCTGATGATGTTGAAAAG AGCGCTCAGGGAATCCAGGAACTACTGGATGTTGCTAAACAGGACATTCCGTTCGACTTCTGGAAGGCCACCCCTCTGGTCCTCAAGGCCACAGCTGGCTTACGCCTGTTACCTGGAGAAAAGGCCCAGAAGTTACTGCAGAAG GTGAAAGAAGTATTTAAAGCATCGCCTTTCCTTGTAGGGGATGACTGTGTTTCCATCATGAACGGAACAGATGAAG GCGTTTCGGCGTGGATCACCATCAACTTCCTGACAG GCAGCTTGAAAACTCCAGGAGGGAGCAGCGTGGGCATGCTGGACTTGGGCGGAGGATCCACTCAGATCGCCTTCCTGCCACGCGTGGAG GGCACCCTGCAGGCCTCCCCACCCGGCTACCTGACAGCACTGCGGATGTTTAACAGGACCTACAAGCTCTATTCCTACAG CTACCTCGGGCTCGGGCTGATGTCGGCACGCCTGGCGATCCTGGGCGGCGTGGAGGGGCAGCCTG CTAAGGATGGAAAGGAGTTGGTCAGCCCTTGCTTGTCTCCCAGTTTCAAAGGAGAGTGGGAACACGCAGAAGTCACATACAGGGTTTCAGGGCAGAAAGCAG CGGCAAGCCTGCATGAGCTGTGTGCTGCCAGAGTGTCAGAGGTCCTTCAAAACAGAGTGCACAGGACGGAGGAAGTGAAGCATGTGGAATTCTATGCTTTCTCCTACTATTACGACCTTGCAGCTGGTGTGGGCCTCATAG ATGCAGAGAAGGGAGGCAGCCTGGTGGTGGGGGACTTCGAGATCGCAGCCAAGTATG TGTGTCGGACCCtggagacacagcctcagagcagccCCTTCGCATGCATGGACCTCACCTACGTCAGCCTGCTACTCCAGGAGTTCGGCTTTCCCAGGAGCAAAGTGCTGAAG CTCACTCGGAAAATTGACAATGTTGAGACCAGCTGGGCTCTGGGGGCCATTTTTCATTACATCGACTCCCTGAACAGACAGAAGAGTCCAGCCTCATAG